From the Chloroflexus aurantiacus J-10-fl genome, one window contains:
- a CDS encoding glycosyltransferase family 4 protein, translated as MRIALYNLTTTTKIGGVESFVWDLARELAQRGHAVDILGGVGNRRETAPGVRVLTFPFISRRFWQAFPLLRRAYAEAKLLERLTMAVAALPTLVREKYQIIHLQKPYDLAPALLARRLSGARVILGCHGEDFYRGDTWLARRVDAAVSCSRFNAQTIAGRYGFMPEVVFNGIDTSLFRPQPPDPTLRERLGVSSTVPLLLFVGRLQPWKGVETAIRALCHIDQAILVIAGDGEDRPRLAAIARELGVSERVRFLGSVPRQHLPALYATVDLLLATSYASETFGIGPVEAQACGLPVVATRFGGFPEVVAEGQTGLLVPPRDPAALAAAVNSLLSDPARRAALAAAAPAWAAQFAWPAVVDRIEAVYRAVLQTN; from the coding sequence ATGCGCATCGCCCTCTACAACCTGACCACCACCACCAAAATCGGTGGGGTAGAGAGTTTTGTCTGGGACCTGGCTCGTGAACTGGCCCAGCGCGGTCATGCGGTTGATATTTTGGGTGGGGTCGGGAATCGACGCGAAACGGCACCGGGAGTACGTGTGCTTACCTTCCCATTTATTTCGCGTCGCTTCTGGCAGGCGTTCCCGCTGCTGCGCCGGGCTTATGCCGAAGCAAAGCTGCTGGAGCGGCTGACGATGGCGGTTGCCGCACTCCCCACCCTGGTGCGCGAGAAGTATCAGATTATCCATCTGCAAAAACCGTATGATCTGGCACCGGCGCTACTGGCACGCCGGCTTAGCGGAGCGCGCGTCATCCTTGGTTGCCACGGTGAAGACTTTTACCGTGGCGATACCTGGCTGGCACGGCGAGTGGACGCTGCGGTCTCGTGTTCGCGTTTCAATGCGCAGACGATTGCCGGTCGCTACGGCTTCATGCCGGAGGTGGTTTTCAACGGGATTGATACCAGTCTGTTCCGTCCACAGCCACCTGATCCAACTCTGCGCGAACGGCTTGGCGTGTCGTCGACCGTGCCCCTGCTCCTCTTTGTTGGTCGGCTCCAACCGTGGAAAGGGGTAGAGACGGCAATTCGGGCACTCTGTCACATCGATCAGGCAATCCTGGTCATTGCCGGTGATGGCGAAGATCGGCCACGGTTGGCGGCGATTGCGCGTGAACTCGGAGTGAGTGAACGGGTTCGCTTTCTGGGGAGTGTGCCGCGCCAGCATCTGCCGGCGCTCTACGCTACTGTCGATCTGCTGCTGGCAACCAGCTATGCCAGCGAAACGTTTGGCATTGGGCCGGTCGAAGCGCAGGCGTGCGGATTACCGGTTGTAGCAACCCGTTTCGGAGGCTTTCCCGAAGTCGTCGCCGAGGGTCAGACCGGGCTACTGGTACCGCCTCGCGATCCGGCGGCGCTGGCTGCGGCTGTCAATAGTCTGCTCTCCGATCCGGCACGTCGGGCAGCGCTGGCCGCGGCTGCGCCGGCGTGGGCAGCCCAGTTTGCCTGGCCGGCGGTAGTGGATCGGATCGAGGCGGTCTATCGGGCTGTCCTGCAAACTAACTGA
- a CDS encoding GHMP kinase: MKIYKARAPMRIGFFGGGTDVSPYAEEHGGKVLNCTINLYVRCMLTTSTTPGILIRSLDLQEVSRQVSDREWDGKLALPQAVLDALPQLRPTTAGYKITMFSDAPPGSGLGSSSALVVSMLKLLYAVAGQNADPHQLAELAYRIERVDLGIPGGRQDQYSAVFGGMCVYHFGRDRVIVEPVLSDQTALLELESCLILGYIGDRQLLTRHLMTDQVQRLVKGDTLRLHHETKAFVDTAARLLREQRIADFGRLLHDAWEVKKAFSPHIAPPIVEEVYALARKHGAWGGKISGAGGGGFMVFACPFDRRLAIERALTEAGVIVRPFSFVTHGVQSWVVEEPDV; encoded by the coding sequence ATGAAAATCTACAAAGCTCGCGCACCGATGCGTATCGGCTTTTTCGGCGGCGGTACTGATGTCAGTCCTTACGCTGAAGAGCACGGTGGTAAGGTGTTGAATTGCACCATCAATCTCTATGTCCGTTGTATGCTGACCACCAGCACCACGCCTGGCATTCTGATCCGTTCGCTCGATTTGCAAGAGGTCAGCCGGCAGGTGAGTGATCGTGAATGGGATGGCAAGCTGGCGTTGCCGCAGGCGGTGCTCGATGCACTACCACAGTTGCGCCCGACAACAGCCGGTTACAAGATTACTATGTTCAGCGATGCACCACCCGGCTCCGGCCTTGGCTCGTCGTCGGCGCTGGTGGTCAGTATGCTGAAGCTGCTGTACGCAGTCGCCGGACAAAATGCCGATCCACATCAACTGGCTGAACTGGCGTACCGGATTGAACGGGTCGATCTGGGTATTCCCGGTGGTCGGCAAGACCAGTATTCAGCCGTGTTTGGCGGTATGTGTGTGTACCACTTTGGCCGGGATCGGGTGATCGTTGAGCCGGTGCTCAGCGACCAGACGGCACTGCTTGAGCTAGAAAGCTGTCTGATCCTGGGATATATTGGAGATCGCCAGTTGCTCACTCGTCACCTGATGACCGATCAGGTACAACGGTTGGTCAAGGGCGATACCTTGCGTCTGCATCACGAAACCAAAGCCTTCGTCGATACGGCGGCCCGTCTGCTGCGTGAACAGCGGATTGCTGATTTCGGGCGACTGCTTCACGATGCATGGGAAGTTAAAAAGGCGTTTTCACCCCATATTGCGCCCCCTATCGTTGAAGAGGTTTACGCCCTGGCCCGTAAGCACGGGGCCTGGGGCGGTAAAATTTCGGGTGCCGGCGGTGGTGGGTTCATGGTCTTTGCCTGTCCCTTCGACCGGCGACTGGCTATTGAGCGGGCCTTAACCGAGGCTGGCGTGATTGTCCGTCCATTCTCGTTTGTGACTCATGGTGTGCAGTCGTGGGTGGTTGAAGAGCCGGATGTGTAG
- a CDS encoding cation:proton antiporter — protein sequence MHQDISLLANLAIALMVAFAGGLLARRIGLPTIVGYLLAGMAIGPFTPGFVGDVEDISQLAEIGVIFLMFGVGLHFSLKDLWAVRQVALPGAILQMTIATALGFALSQVWGWNPLSGLILGLSISIASTVVLLRGLMDNGLLSTSAGRIAVGWLVLEDLATVLILVLLPIIFGGQGEQSFLSGTFSLLKAALFVVVMLFIGRRLLPKLLDIIASTRSRELFILAAVAIALGTAFGAAAFFDVSLALGAFLAGVVLSESQFSHQIGDDVLPFRETFAVIFFVSVGMIVNPLYLWANAAQVLTLTALIVLGKAFFTQLLGFMLPASGRTMLIVAAGLSQIGEFSFILGKAGMRLGLLSQDQYSLILAGSLLSIMVNPLMFRSIKPIERLMQRLSPRLWERFDSHPLQPADLALPKEGHVVVVGYGRVGQHIVTVLERLGIPRLVVEIDSGRAAEFNARGVPTLFGDAANSDVLIHAGLERARALVVTLPDETATEMVVAAARKIAPNLPIIARAATTKGVGRLLNLGAHDVIHPELEGGLEVMRHTLLCLGYPATQVQGYTDAVRRDEYDTSVSSPAEHQALDQMVRAARGIEIAWRLVGERSPIVGQSLAEANIRARTGASVIALIRDQQLIANPKSSTIFRPGDLLGLIGESDQIAAAEQLLADTPAPALALAEERTV from the coding sequence ATGCATCAAGATATTTCATTGTTGGCAAATCTGGCTATTGCATTGATGGTGGCCTTCGCCGGTGGCTTGCTGGCCCGCAGAATTGGCCTGCCGACTATCGTCGGCTACCTGCTGGCCGGGATGGCGATTGGCCCGTTTACCCCTGGCTTTGTCGGTGATGTTGAAGACATCAGCCAGCTTGCCGAAATTGGCGTGATCTTTCTGATGTTTGGGGTTGGTCTCCATTTTTCTCTGAAAGATTTGTGGGCTGTGCGCCAGGTGGCATTGCCGGGCGCAATCTTGCAGATGACGATTGCCACTGCGCTGGGGTTTGCGCTCAGCCAGGTGTGGGGATGGAACCCGTTGTCGGGTCTGATCCTTGGTCTCTCCATCTCGATTGCCAGTACGGTGGTGCTATTGCGGGGATTGATGGATAACGGCTTGTTGAGCACCAGTGCCGGACGGATCGCCGTCGGCTGGCTGGTGTTGGAAGACCTGGCAACGGTGTTGATCCTGGTGTTGTTGCCGATTATCTTTGGTGGTCAGGGAGAGCAATCATTCCTATCCGGCACCTTCTCGCTGCTAAAGGCCGCCCTGTTTGTGGTCGTGATGCTCTTCATCGGCAGACGACTCTTGCCGAAGCTACTTGACATAATTGCGAGCACCCGATCCCGCGAGTTGTTCATTCTCGCCGCGGTTGCCATTGCTCTGGGGACAGCGTTTGGTGCCGCTGCGTTCTTCGATGTCTCGCTGGCCCTGGGGGCGTTTCTGGCCGGTGTAGTGCTGAGCGAGTCACAGTTTAGCCATCAAATTGGCGACGATGTGCTTCCCTTCCGCGAGACATTTGCTGTGATCTTCTTCGTCTCGGTAGGAATGATCGTGAACCCGCTGTACCTGTGGGCAAACGCTGCACAGGTGCTGACCCTAACCGCCCTGATTGTGTTGGGCAAGGCATTTTTCACTCAGTTGCTCGGTTTTATGCTGCCGGCCAGTGGCCGCACGATGCTGATCGTCGCTGCCGGTCTCAGTCAGATCGGCGAGTTTTCCTTCATTCTGGGAAAGGCCGGGATGCGGCTTGGTTTGCTCTCGCAAGACCAGTACTCGCTGATACTCGCGGGCTCGCTGCTGTCGATAATGGTGAATCCGCTGATGTTTCGTTCTATCAAACCCATCGAACGACTCATGCAGCGACTGTCGCCGCGCCTCTGGGAGCGCTTCGATAGCCATCCCCTCCAGCCCGCCGATCTGGCCCTCCCCAAAGAGGGGCACGTGGTAGTGGTTGGCTATGGGCGGGTTGGTCAACACATCGTTACCGTCCTTGAACGGCTGGGGATTCCGCGCCTGGTGGTTGAGATCGATTCGGGGCGGGCTGCCGAATTTAATGCCCGTGGTGTTCCCACGCTCTTCGGCGATGCTGCCAATTCCGACGTGCTAATCCATGCGGGTCTGGAACGAGCGCGGGCGCTGGTGGTGACCCTGCCCGACGAGACGGCAACCGAGATGGTGGTGGCAGCGGCGCGCAAGATCGCGCCGAATCTCCCGATCATTGCCCGTGCGGCGACAACGAAGGGGGTAGGCCGGCTGCTCAATCTCGGTGCGCACGATGTCATTCACCCCGAACTGGAAGGCGGTCTGGAAGTTATGCGCCATACGCTGCTCTGTCTGGGGTACCCGGCCACTCAGGTGCAGGGCTATACCGATGCCGTGCGGCGTGACGAGTATGATACCTCGGTCTCCAGCCCTGCCGAGCACCAGGCGCTCGATCAAATGGTACGCGCTGCACGCGGGATCGAGATTGCCTGGCGGCTGGTTGGCGAACGCAGTCCAATCGTCGGCCAATCGCTGGCCGAAGCGAATATTCGTGCCCGCACCGGCGCCTCGGTGATCGCGCTGATCCGCGATCAACAGCTCATTGCCAACCCCAAGTCGAGTACCATCTTCCGCCCCGGTGATCTGCTCGGTCTGATCGGTGAGAGCGATCAGATCGCGGCTGCCGAGCAGTTACTGGCCGACACCCCGGCACCAGCACTGGCGCTGGCCGAGGAGCGTACCGTGTGA
- a CDS encoding glycosyltransferase family 4 protein: MRILIIGLGGISRHFRNWPERTLGQALVAAGHEVMALTYWQPDQPHLGLTARREEIDGIVVRRVRPQIWPGRETIAALESLPRPDIAHIIHPRNVLALQAVRWLRRHNIPIVWTWLGPYHDRWLVADRERPYESSIHPERLIYSLPQIVRRGLRDWQWRDHWRNYAIHRPLRDVAAFIPCSHHEAQVLRSLGFNQPMTVVPLWLDMHFMNGPAPILEPTFTYPIIPYIGQLTPRKGYDLLVAAMPTIIARYPQASFVFVTHNPAQRAELQRLAAEAGVAANLHFLGTLSEEQKLALLRASAVLPFPSRYEGFGLPVLEGMAAGVPVVSTDIPVINELIRDGEDGLLVPYNDAAALANAILRLLDDEALRARIIAGGRRAIAERFAPQRLVTQVLAVYEQVVRSGNTS; the protein is encoded by the coding sequence ATGCGCATTTTGATCATTGGACTTGGCGGTATCAGTCGTCATTTTCGTAACTGGCCCGAACGCACCCTGGGACAGGCACTGGTGGCCGCCGGGCATGAGGTGATGGCACTTACGTACTGGCAACCCGATCAGCCCCATCTCGGCCTCACGGCTCGCAGGGAAGAGATTGATGGCATTGTGGTACGGCGGGTACGACCGCAGATCTGGCCCGGACGTGAAACGATTGCTGCGCTTGAGTCGTTACCGCGCCCCGACATTGCCCACATCATCCATCCGCGCAACGTCCTGGCATTGCAGGCCGTGCGCTGGCTGCGCAGACACAACATCCCCATCGTGTGGACATGGCTCGGCCCCTACCATGATCGCTGGCTGGTTGCCGACCGGGAACGGCCTTACGAATCTTCCATCCATCCCGAACGCTTAATCTACTCGTTACCGCAGATCGTTCGGCGTGGTTTACGCGACTGGCAGTGGCGTGATCACTGGCGCAACTACGCCATTCACCGCCCGTTGCGCGATGTCGCTGCCTTCATCCCCTGTTCACACCACGAAGCGCAGGTGTTGCGCTCACTCGGTTTCAATCAACCGATGACAGTCGTTCCGCTCTGGCTCGACATGCACTTTATGAACGGGCCGGCACCGATCCTGGAACCGACCTTTACCTATCCGATCATTCCCTACATCGGCCAACTGACCCCCCGCAAAGGCTATGATCTGCTGGTTGCCGCAATGCCGACGATCATTGCCCGCTATCCACAGGCCAGCTTCGTCTTCGTCACCCATAACCCTGCGCAACGTGCCGAGCTGCAACGGCTGGCCGCCGAGGCCGGTGTCGCGGCAAATCTCCACTTTCTCGGTACGCTGAGTGAGGAACAAAAGCTCGCCCTTCTGCGCGCCAGTGCCGTCTTACCGTTTCCATCACGCTACGAAGGATTCGGGCTGCCTGTTCTGGAAGGCATGGCCGCCGGTGTACCGGTCGTCAGCACCGATATTCCGGTCATTAATGAACTTATCCGCGACGGAGAAGATGGTCTGCTTGTCCCCTACAACGACGCGGCTGCACTGGCGAACGCAATCCTTCGCCTGCTCGATGATGAGGCACTGCGGGCCCGGATCATTGCTGGTGGGCGGCGAGCAATAGCCGAACGGTTTGCACCACAGCGACTGGTTACTCAGGTGTTGGCAGTCTATGAGCAGGTGGTCAGGAGTGGCAACACGTCGTGA
- a CDS encoding beta-galactosidase — MQHSVRVHRNGIELDGKPFYLLSGCVHYFRWPRAEWRPLLEQARWAGLNTIDTVIPWNRHEPQPGEFDFSEEADLGAFLDLCHELGLKAIVRPGPYICAEWENGGLPAWLTASGDMRLRSDDPAFRDAVLRWFDTLMPILVPRQYPHGGPIILCQIENEHWASGVYGADTHQQTLAQAALERGIVVPQYTCVGAMPGYPEFRNGWSGIAEKLVQTRQLWPDNPLIVSELWSGWFDNWGGHRQTRKTAAKLDMTLHQLTAVGCAGFSHWMWAGGTNFGFWGGRTVGGDLIHMTTSYDYDAPVDEYGRLTAKALVARRHHLFLSCFGAELSAVLADAIPGGMTVIAPMAVAGRSEGGAQPYRTVRAGPSAPPAWQQFCATFLMNPGLEATSYEVFLPDGEHLSVEVEPTSIRPIFANLPLGESGITITGHTGRILGYWPDQGTLVIYGHEGEQGNLTLQLPSPPVGIHADDAGLTARVRLRDQTLQIEYWITADGRRIEVAWEDHALLIELLPQRLAERYGSQPLPAAAPVQRTMLPTRAFAVLEATADTDWQPIPGPAPLEQIGCPYGYGWYRAEVDLTAPLDTVLAVPELNDRALVLLNGEFIGVLGVHPHGPRYTLPLSLPAGRHDLRLLVDNLGRFNYGLNLGERKGLLAPLYLDGAQADISDGWAAYWQEVQFAGEAVANVKPWAARPDAVNVHLGRFAWAGPMVWLIRTIEVVAGRRYRVHITGDRNSGAFFVNGIAVERFSRHRSGGFIATDITDLLRPGINTLALQILNYAGAPWRATLISYDAERPLPARWSFRAGVTVSDQPAPPTGPAFVQAVFARSDLPTNLRRLAVRPGTLDKGQIWLNGQNCGRFWQIGPQEEYKLPVSWLTAQNELLLFVEQARSGALELVYEG, encoded by the coding sequence ATGCAGCACTCCGTTCGCGTTCATCGTAACGGCATCGAGCTTGATGGAAAACCCTTTTATCTGCTCTCCGGTTGTGTCCACTACTTTCGCTGGCCGCGGGCCGAGTGGCGACCGCTGCTCGAACAGGCGCGCTGGGCCGGTCTCAATACCATTGATACGGTGATCCCATGGAACCGGCACGAACCACAACCCGGTGAGTTCGATTTTAGCGAGGAAGCCGATTTGGGGGCGTTTCTCGATTTGTGTCACGAATTGGGCCTGAAAGCGATTGTGCGCCCCGGCCCATACATCTGCGCCGAATGGGAGAATGGTGGTTTGCCGGCCTGGTTGACGGCCAGCGGTGATATGCGTTTGCGCAGCGATGATCCGGCGTTCCGCGATGCGGTGTTGCGCTGGTTCGATACGCTGATGCCGATCCTGGTGCCGCGCCAGTATCCGCACGGCGGCCCGATTATTCTCTGCCAGATCGAGAATGAGCACTGGGCGTCGGGGGTGTACGGAGCCGATACGCATCAACAGACACTGGCTCAGGCCGCCCTGGAGCGCGGTATCGTCGTTCCCCAGTACACCTGTGTGGGGGCAATGCCCGGCTATCCAGAGTTTCGCAATGGCTGGAGTGGGATTGCTGAGAAGCTGGTGCAAACCCGCCAGCTTTGGCCCGATAATCCGCTGATCGTGTCGGAGTTGTGGAGTGGCTGGTTCGACAATTGGGGCGGCCATCGCCAGACCCGTAAGACTGCGGCCAAACTCGACATGACTCTCCACCAGCTTACCGCCGTGGGATGTGCCGGTTTCAGTCACTGGATGTGGGCCGGCGGCACCAATTTCGGTTTCTGGGGTGGGCGTACCGTCGGCGGTGACCTGATCCATATGACGACCAGCTACGACTATGACGCTCCGGTGGATGAGTATGGTCGGCTGACCGCAAAGGCGCTGGTTGCCCGCCGTCATCATCTCTTCCTAAGCTGTTTCGGGGCCGAGCTTTCGGCAGTGCTGGCCGATGCGATTCCCGGCGGGATGACGGTGATAGCGCCGATGGCTGTTGCCGGAAGGAGTGAGGGCGGTGCCCAGCCGTACCGTACCGTGCGCGCCGGCCCTTCGGCGCCACCCGCGTGGCAACAGTTCTGTGCCACCTTCCTGATGAATCCCGGTCTGGAAGCGACCAGTTACGAGGTCTTTCTGCCCGATGGCGAACACCTGAGTGTTGAAGTTGAGCCAACGAGTATCCGGCCTATCTTTGCCAATCTGCCGTTGGGTGAGAGCGGGATTACCATCACCGGCCATACCGGGCGCATCCTCGGTTACTGGCCCGATCAGGGCACGCTGGTTATCTACGGCCACGAGGGTGAGCAGGGCAACCTGACCTTGCAGCTTCCCAGTCCACCGGTTGGCATTCACGCCGATGATGCCGGACTGACGGCCAGAGTGCGTTTACGCGATCAGACGCTCCAGATCGAGTACTGGATTACGGCTGACGGACGCCGGATTGAAGTGGCCTGGGAAGATCACGCTTTGTTGATCGAGTTGCTGCCACAACGCCTGGCCGAACGCTACGGTAGTCAACCGTTGCCGGCAGCCGCGCCGGTTCAACGCACGATGTTGCCTACCCGCGCCTTTGCAGTGCTGGAAGCGACTGCCGACACCGACTGGCAGCCGATTCCCGGCCCTGCCCCTCTCGAACAGATCGGCTGCCCGTATGGCTACGGCTGGTATCGAGCGGAAGTAGACTTGACCGCGCCGTTAGATACCGTCCTGGCTGTACCCGAACTCAACGACCGCGCCCTTGTGTTGCTCAACGGCGAATTTATCGGCGTCCTCGGTGTGCATCCGCATGGGCCACGCTACACGCTGCCCCTCAGCCTGCCTGCCGGTCGGCACGATCTGCGGCTGCTGGTCGATAATCTGGGCCGTTTCAATTACGGCTTGAATCTGGGGGAACGAAAAGGATTACTGGCGCCCCTGTACCTTGATGGCGCTCAGGCCGACATCTCGGACGGTTGGGCGGCCTACTGGCAAGAGGTGCAGTTCGCCGGTGAAGCCGTTGCCAACGTCAAGCCATGGGCGGCCCGCCCCGATGCAGTCAACGTACATCTCGGTCGCTTTGCCTGGGCGGGGCCGATGGTCTGGCTGATTCGCACCATCGAAGTTGTTGCCGGCAGACGCTACCGCGTCCACATCACCGGCGACCGCAATTCGGGTGCATTCTTCGTCAACGGCATTGCCGTCGAGCGTTTCAGTCGCCACCGCAGCGGTGGCTTCATCGCCACCGACATCACCGACCTGCTTAGACCAGGGATCAACACGCTGGCCTTGCAGATTCTCAACTACGCCGGTGCGCCGTGGCGAGCGACCCTTATCAGCTACGACGCTGAGCGGCCCCTACCGGCGCGCTGGAGTTTCCGGGCCGGTGTGACGGTGAGCGATCAACCGGCGCCGCCAACCGGCCCCGCTTTTGTACAGGCTGTGTTTGCGCGCAGTGACCTGCCGACGAACCTGCGCCGACTGGCGGTGCGCCCCGGCACGCTCGACAAAGGCCAAATCTGGCTCAACGGCCAGAATTGCGGGCGTTTCTGGCAGATTGGGCCACAAGAGGAGTATAAACTGCCGGTGTCATGGCTGACGGCCCAGAACGAATTGCTGCTCTTCGTCGAACAGGCGCGGAGCGGTGCGCTTGAGCTGGTGTATGAGGGGTAA
- a CDS encoding glycoside hydrolase family 31 protein, whose product MQHVIHSPAGTATFDGHGQIVFTHEGRTVLCCRGATAYAYGTDIPTTGVVSADVTDHQARLHYATTRPEVILRLTIETTPIGFRLSWSGPPHLPALRVEWQLEPGRPWYGMGERVFQHWPLDRGVVISDPFEPIDHGRDGTLNIATPFWVNAAGAAIWLEEGDGELAVTMNRDGDGLLRITAREAPPPPTLGFDERYAAPGPALVAQVILAANAPAAFYTALPLLGRPSAAPPLELFSRPIWTTWAHYKMPVTQRDVSDFAAQIVARGYPYSVLEIDDRWQRGYGAYVFDPRKFPDPRAMVDELHAAGFKVTLWTPTFFDPADPAFAVAARRGYLIRHPADNAPYLVRWWQGYGGVLDMTNPEAVAWWLSELRALQAETGVDGFKFDAGEANFIPPDAICYAREPRRRYADRYTEFVADHFAYTEVRVGWRGQRRGILYREWDKWSRWGIDNGLHSVLTQALTLSLCGYPFVLPDMIGGNAYQDEVPDGELMVRWTQLCALLPTMQFSVHPWQYGAEVDAICRQYAQLHVDLTPYLATLIEENLRDGTPLVRPLFWYAPTDTQALHCDDQFLLGARYLVAPVVRPGQRRRDVYLPAGVWRDYWSGAIHQGPVALTDVPAPLEQMPLFERQDERSGQ is encoded by the coding sequence ATGCAACATGTCATTCACAGCCCAGCCGGTACCGCCACGTTCGATGGTCACGGTCAGATCGTTTTTACTCACGAAGGCCGCACGGTCTTGTGCTGTCGAGGGGCGACGGCGTATGCCTACGGTACGGATATACCGACTACCGGCGTTGTAAGTGCTGATGTTACCGACCATCAGGCTCGTCTTCACTACGCGACCACGCGCCCAGAGGTGATACTGCGCCTGACAATTGAGACGACTCCCATCGGCTTTCGCTTGAGCTGGTCTGGCCCGCCCCATCTGCCGGCACTGCGGGTTGAATGGCAGCTTGAACCAGGACGCCCCTGGTACGGTATGGGTGAGCGCGTGTTTCAGCATTGGCCGCTCGACCGTGGTGTGGTGATCTCCGATCCGTTCGAGCCAATTGACCATGGTCGTGACGGTACGCTGAATATCGCGACTCCCTTTTGGGTAAATGCTGCCGGGGCTGCGATTTGGCTGGAAGAGGGTGATGGAGAGCTGGCAGTGACGATGAACCGCGACGGTGATGGGTTGTTACGTATCACTGCGCGCGAGGCACCACCGCCGCCTACGCTCGGCTTCGATGAACGCTATGCCGCGCCTGGCCCGGCCCTGGTTGCCCAGGTGATCCTGGCAGCCAATGCGCCGGCTGCGTTTTACACGGCACTGCCACTGTTGGGCCGACCGTCCGCTGCGCCACCGCTGGAGTTGTTTAGCCGCCCGATCTGGACGACCTGGGCACATTATAAGATGCCGGTCACGCAACGGGATGTGTCCGATTTTGCAGCTCAGATCGTTGCCCGTGGTTATCCCTACTCGGTGCTGGAGATTGATGATCGCTGGCAACGGGGCTATGGGGCGTATGTGTTCGATCCGCGGAAGTTCCCCGATCCGCGGGCGATGGTGGATGAGCTGCACGCAGCCGGTTTTAAGGTGACGCTCTGGACACCAACGTTTTTCGATCCGGCTGACCCAGCCTTTGCGGTCGCGGCACGGCGCGGCTATTTGATCCGTCATCCCGCCGATAATGCACCTTATCTGGTGCGGTGGTGGCAGGGCTACGGCGGTGTGCTCGATATGACCAATCCTGAAGCGGTGGCGTGGTGGCTCAGTGAACTACGTGCTCTTCAGGCAGAGACCGGGGTCGATGGGTTTAAGTTTGATGCCGGTGAAGCCAATTTTATCCCGCCCGATGCCATCTGTTACGCGCGCGAGCCGCGCCGTCGCTATGCCGACCGCTACACCGAATTTGTGGCCGATCACTTTGCCTATACCGAGGTGCGCGTCGGTTGGCGCGGTCAGCGGCGTGGCATTCTCTACCGCGAGTGGGATAAGTGGAGTCGCTGGGGGATTGATAATGGTCTGCACAGTGTGCTAACACAGGCGCTGACGCTCAGTCTGTGTGGTTATCCGTTTGTGCTGCCGGATATGATCGGCGGGAATGCGTATCAGGATGAGGTGCCGGATGGCGAGCTGATGGTGCGCTGGACGCAACTCTGTGCGTTGTTGCCAACGATGCAATTCAGCGTTCATCCGTGGCAGTACGGCGCCGAGGTTGACGCTATTTGCCGCCAGTATGCGCAGCTCCACGTTGATCTGACGCCGTATCTGGCAACGCTGATCGAAGAGAATCTGCGCGACGGCACACCACTTGTGCGCCCCCTCTTCTGGTACGCGCCAACGGATACGCAGGCATTGCATTGCGATGATCAGTTCCTGCTCGGTGCTCGCTATCTGGTGGCACCGGTTGTCCGCCCTGGTCAGCGCCGGCGCGATGTCTACCTGCCGGCAGGCGTCTGGCGTGACTACTGGAGTGGTGCGATTCATCAAGGGCCAGTCGCTCTCACCGATGTACCGGCGCCGCTTGAGCAGATGCCGCTCTTCGAGCGACAGGATGAACGGTCGGGCCAATGA
- a CDS encoding class I SAM-dependent methyltransferase — protein MSELIERIDEQLAAAIDPWLQHMTWRRDFAAWRERRLHQEQYQAERLAQVQQVMGLVSGLRILDLGAGMGGFAVAAALAGAQVTACEYNPAYCRIIRLRAARYQLRLPIINAAGEALPLPDAAFDLAVAWDVLEHVQDPIAVLRELARVLRPGGHALITAINRRAWIDPHYHMRGINWLPRPVAELVIELRGRTKRGAAFRDMQRLSSMHYFHYHELVRICERLGFRVTDLREQALLAGNLPSRRPLRRAIRRVLRQIGLEQAAYRWQRRFYTGMFELDLRKEGV, from the coding sequence ATGAGTGAATTGATTGAACGGATTGATGAACAACTGGCTGCGGCGATTGATCCGTGGCTGCAACACATGACCTGGCGACGCGATTTTGCCGCCTGGCGCGAGCGCCGGTTGCATCAGGAACAGTACCAGGCCGAACGCCTGGCGCAGGTGCAGCAGGTGATGGGCCTGGTGTCCGGCCTCCGTATCCTCGATCTGGGGGCGGGAATGGGCGGATTTGCAGTGGCGGCAGCACTGGCCGGAGCACAGGTCACCGCCTGCGAATACAATCCGGCGTACTGTCGGATTATTCGCCTGCGGGCAGCCCGCTATCAGTTGCGCCTGCCAATCATCAACGCAGCCGGTGAAGCCTTGCCGTTGCCGGATGCAGCGTTTGATCTGGCGGTTGCCTGGGACGTGCTCGAACACGTCCAGGACCCCATCGCCGTGTTGCGCGAACTGGCGCGGGTATTGCGACCGGGTGGACATGCGTTGATCACCGCCATTAACCGGCGGGCATGGATCGATCCGCACTACCACATGCGCGGTATTAACTGGTTGCCCAGGCCGGTGGCTGAACTGGTGATCGAACTGCGCGGACGAACCAAGCGCGGGGCGGCGTTTCGCGATATGCAACGGCTCAGTTCAATGCACTACTTTCACTACCACGAACTGGTGCGCATTTGTGAACGACTAGGCTTTCGCGTTACCGACCTCCGTGAACAGGCATTACTGGCCGGCAACTTACCGAGTCGTCGCCCCTTGCGGCGGGCAATCCGGCGCGTCTTGCGCCAGATCGGGCTTGAACAGGCGGCGTACCGCTGGCAGCGACGCTTCTACACCGGGATGTTTGAACTGGACCTGCGCAAGGAGGGTGTATGA